A region from the Equus asinus isolate D_3611 breed Donkey chromosome 3, EquAss-T2T_v2, whole genome shotgun sequence genome encodes:
- the POLR3D gene encoding DNA-directed RNA polymerase III subunit RPC4, which translates to MSEGNAAGEPSAPGGPRPLLSGARGLIGRRPAPPLTPGRLPSIRSRDLTLGGVKKKTFTPNIISRKIKEEPKEEVTIKKEKRERDRDRQREGHGRGRGRPEVIQSHSIFEQGPAEMMKKKGNWDKTVDVSDIGPSHIINIKKEKRETDEETKQILRMLEKDDFIDDPGLRNDTRNMPVQLPLAHSGWLFKEESEEPDVKPSLAGPKEEDMEVDVPVVKVKEEPRDEEEEAKVKAPPRAARKTPGLPKDVSVAELLRELSLAQEEELLFLQLPDTLPGQPPTQDIKPIKTEVQSEDGQMVVIKQEKDREARLAENACTLADLTEGQVGKLLIRRSGKVQLLLGKVTLDVTVGTACSFLQELVSVGLGDSRTGEMTVLGHVKHKLVCSPDFESLLDHKHR; encoded by the exons ATGTCGGAAGGAAACGCCGCGGGCGAGCCCAGCGCTCCGGGAGGGCCCCGACCTCTCCTCTCGGGGGCCCGGGGGCTCATCGGAcggcggccggcgcctcccctcACGCCGGGCCGCCTTCCCTCCATCCGCTCCAGGGACCTCACCCTCGGGGGAGTCAAGAAG AAAACCTTCACCCCAAACATCATCAGTCGGAAGATCAAGGAAGA GCCCAAGGAAGAAGTAACCATCAAGAAGGAGAAGCGTGAAAGGGATAGAGACCGACAGCGAGAGGGGCATGGGCGGGGCCGGGGTCGCCCAGAAGTGATCCAGTCCCACTCCATCTTTGAGCAGGGCCCAGctgaaatgatgaagaaaaagg GGAACTGGGATAAGACAGTGGATGTCTCGGACATTGGGCCCTCTCACATCATCAAcatcaaaaaagagaagagggagacagatgaagaaacaaaacagatcTTGCGCATGCTGGAGAAGGATGAT TTCATCGATGACCCTGGGCTGAGGAATGACACTCGAAACATGCCTGTGCAGCTGCCGCTGGCTCACTCAGGGTGGCTTTTTAAGGAAGAGAGTGAAGAACCGGATGTTAAGCCTTCGTTGGCTGGCCCCAAGGAGGAGGACATGGAGGTGGATGTGCCTGTTGTGAAAG TGAAAGAGGAGCCAcgagacgaggaggaggaggccaaGGTGAAGGCTCCTCCCAGAGCAGCCAGGAAGACCCCAGGCCTCCCGAAGGATGTCTCTGTGGCAGAGCTACTCAGGGAGCTGAGCCTCGCCCAGGAGGAAGAGCTGCTGTTCCTCCAGCTGCCGGACACGCTCCCTGGCCAGCCACCTACTCAGGACATCAAGCCTATCAAGACAGAGGTGCAGAGCGAGGATGGACAGATGGTGGTTATAAAGCAGGAGAAAGACCGG GAAGCCAGGCTGGCGGAGAATGCTTGTACCCTGGCTGACCTGACAGAGGGCCAGGTTGGCAAGTTGCTCATCCGCAGGTCGGGGAAGGTGCAGCTCCTCCTGGGCAAGGTGACTCTGGATGTGACCGTGGGGACCGCCTGCTCTTTCCTGCAG GAGCTGGTGTCTGTGGGCCTTGGAGACAGTAGGACAGGTGAAATGACAGTCCTGGGACATGTAAAGCACAAACTTGTGTGTTCCCCCGATTTTGAATCCCTCTTGGATCACAAACACCGGTAA
- the PHYHIP gene encoding phytanoyl-CoA hydroxylase-interacting protein isoform X1, with amino-acid sequence MGRVTCMQMGMCAQAVPTGAKPEGSMELLSTPHSIEVNNITCDSFRISWTMENSDLERVTHYFIDLNKKENKNSNKFKHRDVPTKLVAKAVPLPMTVRGHWFLSPRTEYSVAVQTAVKQSDGEYLVSGWSETVEFCTGDYAKEHLAQLQEKAEQIAGRMLRFSVFYRNHHKEYFQHARTHCGNMLQPYLKDNSGSHGSPTSGMLHGVFFSCNTEFNTGQPPQDSPYGRWRFQIPAQRLFNPSTNLYFADFYCMYTAYHYAILVLAPKGSLGDRFCRDRLPLLDIACNKFLTCSVEDGELVFRHAQDLILEVIYTEPVDLSLGTLGEISGHQLMSLSTADAKKDPSCKTCNISVGR; translated from the exons ATGGGCAGGGTTACGTGTATGCAGATGGGCATGTGTGCACAAGCAG TCCCCACAGGAGCCAAACCAGAGGGGAGCATGGAGCTGCTGTCCACACCCCACAGCATCGAGGTCAACAACATCACCTGTGACTCCTTCCGCATCTCCTGGACCATGGAGAACAGTGACCTGGAGAGGGTCACCCATTACTTCATTGACCTCAACAAGAAGGAGAACAAGAACTCCAACAAGTTCAAGCACCGA GATGTCCCCACCAAGCTTGTGGCCAAGGCCGTGCCACTGCCCATGACAGTGAGAGGCCACTGGTTCCTGAGCCCCCGCACGGAGTACAGCGTGGCGGTGCAGACTGCCGTGAAGCAGAGCGACGGGGAGTACCTGGTGTCGGGCTGGAGTGAGACAGTGGAGTTCTGCACTGGGG ATTATGCCAAGGAGCACCTGGCCCAGCTGCAGGAGAAGGCTGAGCAGATCGCAGGCCGCATGCTCCGCTTCTCTGTCTTCTACCGCAACCATCACAAGGAGTACTTCCAGCACGCCAG AACCCACTGTGGGAACATGCTGCAGCCCTACCTGAAGGACAACAGTGGCAGCCACGGCTCCCCAACTAGCGGCATGCTCCACGGCGTCTTCTTCAGCTGCAACACGGAGTTCAACACCGGCCAGCCCCCCCAGGACTCCCCCTACGGCCGCTGGCGCTTCCAGATCCCCGCCCAGCGCCTTTTCAACCCCAGCACCAACCTCTACTTTGCGGACTTCTACTGTATGTACACGGCCTACCACTATGCCATCCTGGTGCTGGCCCCCAAGGGCTCCCTGGGGGACCGCTTCTGCCGTGACCGCCTGCCCCTCCTGGACATTGCCTGCAACAAGTTCCTGACCTGCAGCGTGGAGGATGGGGAGCTGGTCTTCCGCCACGCCCAGGACCTCATCCTGGAGGTCATCTACACGGAGCCCGTCGACCTGTCCCTGGGCACCCTGGGCGAGATCAGCGGGCACCAGCTCATGAGCCTGTCCACTGCCGATGCCAAGAAGGACCCCAGCTGCAAGACCTGCAACATCAGTGTGGGCCGCTAG
- the PHYHIP gene encoding phytanoyl-CoA hydroxylase-interacting protein isoform X2: protein MELLSTPHSIEVNNITCDSFRISWTMENSDLERVTHYFIDLNKKENKNSNKFKHRDVPTKLVAKAVPLPMTVRGHWFLSPRTEYSVAVQTAVKQSDGEYLVSGWSETVEFCTGDYAKEHLAQLQEKAEQIAGRMLRFSVFYRNHHKEYFQHARTHCGNMLQPYLKDNSGSHGSPTSGMLHGVFFSCNTEFNTGQPPQDSPYGRWRFQIPAQRLFNPSTNLYFADFYCMYTAYHYAILVLAPKGSLGDRFCRDRLPLLDIACNKFLTCSVEDGELVFRHAQDLILEVIYTEPVDLSLGTLGEISGHQLMSLSTADAKKDPSCKTCNISVGR, encoded by the exons ATGGAGCTGCTGTCCACACCCCACAGCATCGAGGTCAACAACATCACCTGTGACTCCTTCCGCATCTCCTGGACCATGGAGAACAGTGACCTGGAGAGGGTCACCCATTACTTCATTGACCTCAACAAGAAGGAGAACAAGAACTCCAACAAGTTCAAGCACCGA GATGTCCCCACCAAGCTTGTGGCCAAGGCCGTGCCACTGCCCATGACAGTGAGAGGCCACTGGTTCCTGAGCCCCCGCACGGAGTACAGCGTGGCGGTGCAGACTGCCGTGAAGCAGAGCGACGGGGAGTACCTGGTGTCGGGCTGGAGTGAGACAGTGGAGTTCTGCACTGGGG ATTATGCCAAGGAGCACCTGGCCCAGCTGCAGGAGAAGGCTGAGCAGATCGCAGGCCGCATGCTCCGCTTCTCTGTCTTCTACCGCAACCATCACAAGGAGTACTTCCAGCACGCCAG AACCCACTGTGGGAACATGCTGCAGCCCTACCTGAAGGACAACAGTGGCAGCCACGGCTCCCCAACTAGCGGCATGCTCCACGGCGTCTTCTTCAGCTGCAACACGGAGTTCAACACCGGCCAGCCCCCCCAGGACTCCCCCTACGGCCGCTGGCGCTTCCAGATCCCCGCCCAGCGCCTTTTCAACCCCAGCACCAACCTCTACTTTGCGGACTTCTACTGTATGTACACGGCCTACCACTATGCCATCCTGGTGCTGGCCCCCAAGGGCTCCCTGGGGGACCGCTTCTGCCGTGACCGCCTGCCCCTCCTGGACATTGCCTGCAACAAGTTCCTGACCTGCAGCGTGGAGGATGGGGAGCTGGTCTTCCGCCACGCCCAGGACCTCATCCTGGAGGTCATCTACACGGAGCCCGTCGACCTGTCCCTGGGCACCCTGGGCGAGATCAGCGGGCACCAGCTCATGAGCCTGTCCACTGCCGATGCCAAGAAGGACCCCAGCTGCAAGACCTGCAACATCAGTGTGGGCCGCTAG